GCGTGCGCAACCTGGACCGCGAGGTGGCTAACATCTGCCGCAAGGTCGCGCGAGACATCGCCGAAGGCGGCCAGGCAAAGACGACAATCGACACTGCTGCGGTTGTGAAGTACCTCGGACGCCCGCGCTTCGAGGACGAGGTCTCCGAGCGCACGGAGCGTCCTGGTGTGGCGACCGGCATGGCGTGGACACCCGTCGGCGGAGACATCCTGTTCGTCGAGGCGGCGCTGATGCCGGCTCACGAGGAGAAGCTCATCATAACCGGCATGCTCGGGGATGTCATGCGGGAGAGCGCGCAGGCGGCGCTATCGTACGTGCGATCCAGCGCCGCCGCCATTGGCGTGCGCCCGGAGGTCTTCGAAAACAAGGCCGTGCACGTCCACGTCCCGGCCGGCGCGATCCCCAAGGACGGACCATCCGCGGGCGTCACCATCGCGACGGCAGTGGCGTCCCTGGTCACGGGCCGGTGCGTCCGGAGCGACGTGGCGATGACCGGCGAGATCACGCTGCGCGGCAAGGTGCTCCCGGTGGGCGGCATCAAGGAAAAGGTCCTGGCGGCGCACCGCGCGGGGCTCAAGACGATCATCCTGCCCAAGCGCAACGAGCGCGACATCGACGACATTCCGCCGGAGCTGCGCGACACCCTGAAGGTCGTGCTTGCCGACACGGTAAGCGAGGTGCTGGATAACGCGCTGGAGGCCGCCAAAACGCGGACGCGGAAGTCGGCGGAGACAAAGGTGGAGGCGGCGGGGTGAAGAGACATCTCTCACCCCGGCCCTCTCTCTTCCCGATGGTGCATACGGGATCTTCGACCGTGCACGGAGAGAGAGGGGGCAGGGCCAACAGCCGCCCAGCCATAGCCCTTACCCTTTGCGCAGGGCCGCAAAGGCCTGTCCCTCGGGGAGAGGAGGAAGAGCCACCCATCCACATCCACCCCGGTCACCTTCTCTGTCGCCCAAAGCGGCGACATCTCCCCCGTCACGAGGAGAAAGGAAAAGGGCGAAACCGTCTCTGTCCCGCAAAGCCGTGACATCTCCCCCTGAGGGGGAGAAACAAATCCGGGAAATGGAAGCCGGTGTCAGGATCGACGATCGGGCCTCCGGCCCGATAACTTGGGAGTCTGAGGGCCTTGCCCTCAGTGGGGTACGGGGCGAAGCCCCGAGCCGGGGTCTGGGGCGGAGCCCAAGATTCTTCATTGATTCTTTCCCCTTCCGCCGAAGGCAGGAAGGGGACAGGGGATGGTCCGAAGCCTGCACAGGGCGCCTGCGTCGGGGAACAGGGCGAGCTCGCCAATGGACCGAGGGCCGGCCGCCGGCGTTACGGCACTATGGACAAACTCATCTGGAAGGTAGGCCACATCCTGTGCCGGCGCGGGCTGGTGGCGGAGGCATGCGAGCTGCGGTTCGTGTCGCTGGACGACGCGGCTGGGCGGGAGGCGCAGCGGGCGAGCGCGGCGCTGGTGGTGGACAGGCTGCGGAGGGAGCGGTCCATAGACGACGCGGTGTGCGCGGAACTGATGGCGACGCTGGCGTCGGGGCGGGATGACGTGGCGGTGTAGGGAGCGAGTCGATATCTGCAGGAGCCTTAGTAAGCAGAGGGCGGTCGGAATCCCGGCCGCCCTCTGCTGTTCTATTTCAGGCGCTTGGTGAAGAATAGGCAGAGGCCGTCGTTGACGACCACTGTATCGCCGTAGATGGCGTGTTTGCCGTTCTGGTATAGGCCGCGGCCGTCCGGGATGTAGCCGCGCCTGACGTAGAGGCGGTGCGCGTCGCCGTAGCCGGGGTCCAGCCCGACGCCGATGCCCGCTACCGGAGAGCGCTCGGCGATTGCGTTCTCCGCAGCGTCCATCAGGACGGCGCCGATGCCTTTGCGCCGATGGCTGGGAAGGACGTTGAAGTCGACGATCTCCGGAATGCCGGCGTCGCGGAAGGGCGGGTAGGGGGAGCGCCAGACGACGGTCAGGTAACCAACGGGCGTGTCGTTGAGGATGGCGACGAGGACGGACCGATCTCCGGTGGCGCTCTCGTTCCAGTAGCGCTGGAAGAGGGCTACGGTTTTGTTGCGAGGGTCGGTGGCGGAGAACGCTCGGGCGAGATCATCCACGTCGCGGCGCTGGAGGGGGCGGATTGTGGGAAAGTCGGGGCTGAGGACGTTCAATGGGACTCCTTCGCCCTTGCCCACACCCGCGCCTGCAGTTCCTGAGCTTGGGGGTGTTTGCGCTCGGCCAGGTACCGGGCGGCCTGGTGGGCGATGTCTACATCGCGGTTGTCGCACAGCCTCACGAGCGCGGCGTTCGTTTCTTCCGACACATAGGTCCTGAGGTTTATGAGTCCTCGCAGGCACTCCTGGACATCCTCAGATTCCGTGAGGTCGTGCAGCGTGGCAATGTGATTCCGGCGGATCACGTCCGGGTCGTCGCTGTCCGGGGCGAGCGCCGGGCTGAGCTCAGGGATCGCATCTACAAGGCGGTCGTGCTCTTCATGGGTCAGGAACATGGTGGTGAAGTCCTCGCGTGAGCACATCTCCAGCCACCTGGAGCCGTCTTTGCGATAGATCGTGAGGTCTTCCGGAAGGCCTAGCAGATACCAGTCGTCTATGCATTCGGCCACGGGCTTGAGGATTTCGGCGCACTCGCGGCTGTAGCGATGCTTGAATATGGTCCTTGGACGGTAACCTTCTTCGGTGTGCACGTAGGTCTTCTCGTGAAACGGCTTCAGTTTGCCGAATAGCTCGAGTGTCGTGGTGGTCAACCTGAGCTCGTCGCCGCCGCAATGGGGGACGGCGCTGAAGGAGATGGTGGGGCAGACGTCGACGGCGTAGTCGAGGAGGCGGTAGTAGGGCTCGCCCACGAGGCGTTTGATGAACGTGTATTCGATGCGGTTGTGTTGGTCGGGCATGGCGGCGTGTGGTTTGGGTTGGGGTGTGAGGGATTGGATGCCAAAATAGGGGAAAGGGTGCGGTGAAGGGGCGGCCGCTGTGGGCAGTGAGCCGTGGGCCGGTCCGGGAGCCGGCAGCCTTAGCCCTCACCGTCGCCGAGAGCGGCGACACCTCTCCCTCGGGGAGAGGAGGAAGAGCCTCCCAGCCTATCACCACCCCAGTCACCCTCTCTGTCGCCCGGAGCGGCGACATCTCCCCCATCGAGGGGGAGAAACAGGATCCCAAATCCCCCTCTCCGTCTTACCTTTGCGTGCTTTGCGAACTCTGCGATTAATCTTCCTCTCTTAAGCTCCTCCGCCGCGCATGGTTAGGGCTATGCGGCGCCGCTCCAGGTCTACCGAGACCACCGTTACCATTACCTTCTGGGCCACTTTCACCACATCGGCCGGGTTTTTGACGTATTTGTCGGCGAGCTGGGAGATGTGGACGAGGCCGTCCTGGTGGACGCCGACGTCTACGAATACGCCGAAGGCTGTGATGTTGGTGACGATGCCGGGGAGCTTCATGCCGGGGCGGAGGTCTTCGGGTTTCTGGACGTCCGCGAACTTGAACTCCTCGAAGGTCTCGCGGGGGTCGCGGCCGGGCTTGGCGAGCTCCGCGCGGATGTCTACGAGGGTGGGCATGCCGGTGGTGGGCGTGACGTAGCGTTTGAGGTCCAGGGTGGCCTGGCGCTCGGGGCTGCGCATGAGCTCGGCGACGGTGCAGCCCAGGTCCTTGGCCATGGCCTCGACGATGGGGTAGCTCTCCGGGTGGACGGCGCTGGCGTCGAGCGGGTTGGCGGCATCGCGGATGCGGAGGAAGCCAGCGGCCTGCTCGAAGGCTTTGGGGCCGAGGCGCGGGACTTTGCGGAGCTCTTTCCGCGAATTGAAGGGGCCGTTCGCGCCCACGTAGTCCACGATGTTCTGGGCGAGCTGGGGTCCGAGGCCGGAGACGTGGGTGAGGAGCTGCTTGCTGGCGGTGTTGACCTCCACGCCGACGGCGTTGACGCAGCTCACGACCACATCGTTCAGGCCGCCGGCGAGGGCGGGCTGGTCGACATCGTGCTGGTACTGGCCGACGCCGATGGACTTGGGGTCTATCTTGACCAGCTCGGCGAGGGGGTCCATGAGGCGGCGGCCGATGGAGACTGCGCCGCGCACGGTGATATCGTGGTTGGGGAACTCCTCGCGGGCGACGTCCGAGGCGGAGTAGACG
The DNA window shown above is from SAR202 cluster bacterium and carries:
- a CDS encoding GNAT family N-acetyltransferase; protein product: MPARTHKPQDLCVGRNERRAREAVRQPRCRHRPPGRPVPGRAQTPPSSGTAGAGVGKGEGVPLNVLSPDFPTIRPLQRRDVDDLARAFSATDPRNKTVALFQRYWNESATGDRSVLVAILNDTPVGYLTVVWRSPYPPFRDAGIPEIVDFNVLPSHRRKGIGAVLMDAAENAIAERSPVAGIGVGLDPGYGDAHRLYVRRGYIPDGRGLYQNGKHAIYGDTVVVNDGLCLFFTKRLK